ACAAAAAAACTCTTTCAACAATAATATCCCCACAACCTCGCCAAATCTTTCCCTTTTTCCGTTTCCTTCCCTTCTCTTAGTAACAGTCGTTTCTCTGCCGGatcacaaaaacaaatatatatagcaaaagaccgttgatatatatatatatatatatatatatacggatAATCATTTGTTTTGATTGTTAAACGGCTTTTTAACGGGTGTTACGTTTATAGAGAAGAACAGTTTGTCAATCACATAGATCATGGGTTTTCTAGACAAACTTTGGGACGAAACGCTTGCCGGGCCTATGCCAGAAACCGGCCTCGGAAAACTACGAAAGTATGGTTCATTTTCAGCCGCATCATCATCGCCTGCTACCGCTGATACTAGTCAGGTTATGATAACTAGGAGCATTACGATTCTTAAGAGTAACTCTGGTTTGAAAAACCTATCTATGGACCCGGGTTCAGCTCCGGGTTCTCCTTCTGGGTCTAGCAATCCTGGGACACCTTTGTCACGTAAGTCCATCTCTACTTTCCTTGCTGgatctctctctctatataggAACAAATGAGTTAAAATGGGCAGataaaaatgtatt
This sequence is a window from Gossypium raimondii isolate GPD5lz chromosome 5, ASM2569854v1, whole genome shotgun sequence. Protein-coding genes within it:
- the LOC105768366 gene encoding dormancy-associated protein homolog 4 isoform X2; translated protein: MGFLDKLWDETLAGPMPETGLGKLRKYGSFSAASSSPATADTSQVMITRSITILKSNSGLKNLSMDPGSAPGSPSGSSNPGTPLSPGTPTGDFRRFTRRKSPAEALQSEEPRRL
- the LOC105768366 gene encoding dormancy-associated protein homolog 4 isoform X1, giving the protein MGFLDKLWDETLAGPMPETGLGKLRKYGSFSAASSSPATADTSQVMITRSITILKSNSGLKNLSMDPGSAPGSPSGSSNPGTPLSPGTPTGDFRRFTRRKSPAEALQSEEPRSPTVYDWIVMSALDR